CTTttcactttttgacattttacacaaaccaagacactcaataaatgttactttttcttataCAATAATTAGTACTTTTATTATAATAGCCttagtcatttaatatcttatttcatgtatttctctctctgcaataaataactaaaggtaatgttggtaaaacaacatttattgttgcattgaactttgaaagtgacagttaaataggaacaaaaattttctcctaaagtgacacttaaaaaggaacagagggaGTACTTTACTAAGtacaattaataagggtattttagtaaatgatattaattttatcattgaaattaacacaattaatcatttctttaaaaatcaTGCACAAACCTTTAACGACTAttattttgagacggagggagtactttctAGCTGTCAGATATAAACCAATAACGTTTTTTCACACTTAAGCTTTCTGGCATAGATGGTTCATGACACGGTATTGGTGTTTATGTGAGTCTATGAACCAATGGTCTACAGTTTAATGATTTGATCCTTATTGCtctcatttttctatatatggCTAAATCTCAGTATAAGGTTGGGTGGACCTGTCTATTGTTCATGCCTCAAGCCCATATTGCAAGCTTTAGTGGGTATATTATAATAGGTGACATCCTTAGTTTGTTAGGTTCACATATTTTGATAACTTTAGAAGCACGTTTTATCCATATtttaaagtattaaaaatacaaaatatttgaaagagatttaccttaataaacataaaatacaaaTGCTTCTTTTAAGACAATATCTTATCATACTTTCTGAGTCTTACATTTATAGTTTCAGATATTTGTAATGTTTCTCATTAAAACATTATTTAGGTAACTTGGAAACACAAAAATTTGCACTAATTTAATgttaaaagatattttaaagCTATAATAAATAACACAGTTTGAAAGAGGTTTACTTTCATCTAGTAAGAATGCCGTGAATAGAACCAGCAGTGCCTCGTTTTTTTGCCTGCAGTGAAACAGGTAAAAAGTTACGGTATATACTCAACAAGCCAAGTTTAACGTGAACTTCCTCTTCACATACTCAGCTGTCTCAACATAATAGGTAGAGGACTCACCTTCTGATTATTAAATAGATCATCAGCCACAGCTTCTCTTTGCTTTCGCCTTTTCTCCTCCTTCACATACTCAGCTGTCTCATCCTTTCCATAGTCAGAATCCCTATTGttgaaaataaatgaaacaTAGCATGACTTATTACCAGAAGAAACAGAGTGAAATGAAGGTAACCagatttcttttaaaattacattcagaagtaataattaatattattcttaCTTGTATGGATATTTTGCAAATGGAACGAGGTTGCTGAAACTATTTCCAGATTGAGTTTCTGGCTGCAATTccatttcaaagaaaattgaaCTAATTAGACATAGATGTTTATATTTAATGATTAATCTAGCAAGAAGAGATAACGCTTCATGGAATATAGAAATCAGACTAgtcaagaaaaaaattcaactaattaaCCAAACAAAGTTTGGTTCCAGTTTCAATTACAGTACACGATAAGCCGCTTATAAGAATAGAAGTGCTACCAAAACCACACCTTTCTAAAGCGTTTGAAATTTGGAACGCTGCTGTTTGGTGCAGAACTTCTATTGGTAAGTTTGTTTATATCTCGAACAATTAAATTTTGGCTGTAAATAACATCTGAATTTCCATTTGCATAATCGTCGACTTTGTCTTTCTTCACTTTGATATCGCCAGTGCCATCCTTGAAGATGGTAGTATGTGTATCAGACCGGACAGAAGCATCCAGGGATATGTCTGCTTTTGCACGTTTTATTTCATTCAAATTGGTAGAAATGTCATCAATGGATGCCTCCATTCTCTCACTTTTTCTCTTATGCAAACTGGCAGAAACATCATCTAAGGAAGCCTCCACTCTTTCATTTTTCCTCTTGTCTGAAATGCCAGAATCATCATTTAATTCTTCTGTTTTTACATCATTGCCACCACATAATGCCTCGCTTGCATAGGGTGATGTGGCTGTTTCAACTTCAGTATCTGAATCTGCTACAATTGTCTCGTCGGTAGAGCATGATGATGAAATAAGCACTGCAACAGTACATACAGCTTGTTATTATTGTAACAAATTAAGAGTACAGAGTTTATCACTAAGTTTGAagtttaaattgtttatttacaacaacaacaataaccaagcttatcccactaagtggagtcggctacatggatcaaattacgccataatgttctatccaaaaccatatttggatccaactcattaaattgtttattttcatgcattatTGAAGCAATGTATTGCATAAAATATCCCAATCTTTCAACTTTCGCCTTCTGTCAGTCCCTGTTCAGTACATAACAAAATATGTGTGGCTACTGAAATAACATTTTGATTTCCTTGAGATAATATGCTGACTTACTTCACTACAAATTGGGGGTTTTGTAGCTTGAATCTCTAAATACCGTAATTAGTTGattattttctgattttgtttgtttaagatGTGGGTATATATTAGTTCCGAGATAGTTTTCCTTGAGAAGTTCAGAAATCTATAAATATGCCAAAATTATACCTATAAATATGTTATGGGTTTTACTTCACTTCAGTTAAAGAAAACCTTGGTTAAGCAGAAACAAATTGGAGAAGTTCAGAGAAGATGCAAATAAAAACTTATGACAATAATGACATCAGCCGATGGTTAAAGCTGCCAAGTTCCTAGGTTACAGGCAATTTCTTGAAAAGTTGTAAACGCCAAAATGCTGTTGTTTTTGTGATggtgttcaactcacttttcaTGAAATCGTGAAAAAGTAAGTCAGCATTTAAACATAACCATATTATTCTAGCACTGATTTGATAACAACAGAAATTTCACATgtgacaaaaatataataaaagaacGGAAGTTACATCCAATCAAATAAttgaagcttttttttttttatgaataacaCAATATAgtagaaattattattaattcagGCGATCAAGAAATAATATTGTAAGACTTTGGTTGGACAACAATTTCACTCTTTTCCTTAATTTTATCTCCATTACGTGCAACAAGAATCTCAGCAAATAATGGCATAAACATCTGTAGACAAACAGTCATaattttgaagtatttgttgtCAGTTGGTCAATCAAATGGAAtgatttttgtttctcttcttttaTGAAAGAGGCTGAAGCGAAAATATTTGCACATACATATACATGAACAAAGGTTTAAATTCTTCAGTTATgggagagaaaataaaaaggtttgGACTGTTCAAGTAAATTACTAGAAATATAGAGTATTTACCGCatggtgattttaaaattgaccGATCTAGCTCTCCACTGAGAGCAGCATTTATTATATCTATCTCATTGACTTTTAGCAAGGAActtaataatttattgaaatcGGGTTTGCATGCCGCTCCTCCTCCTGGGATGACACAAACCATACGATTATCATCTCCATATTCTGAACCCTACATGAAATAAATGAGAAATCAGATTTTTCATGCCAGAACTGAAGTGTCTTGTTATTCAATGTTGACTATGTTCCTGACTTGGATTTATGCCAGAAAGGGAAAGAGGGCAGAAAAACAAGAGATGGTATTGGATCAGTAATCTTAAAAACTACAAAGGGTACTCACAGGTTATAGCTGAATAATTTATTTCAGCATGCTAATAGTACACAGAATAGCATGTATACACATTTAAtatgttataacttataagcatATAAAATAGCCAACTAACTTATGTCATTTCCAGAAGTCCAGTATCTACCTTGAAATCTACAAAGTtcataaaaatagaaagaaagaaatgaaatacATACTTGGCTATGGGAAGAGAATTCTTGAAACAAAATAGTTTTAGCACCAGCAACTTCCAGTAAAGAATTTAGCTGATCCCCAAATTTATACTGTCACAGGGTAAAAgaataagataattaaattgtgTCAAGATAAGCTATGCTCCAgcctacaaaaaaattaagatgtttttgttttatattttcagAAAGCCCTAGATCTCTGTCCTGCATATTTACATTTCAATATGCAGAGTAACAATAAAACCAGCAGCTAGAAATTATAAAACATAAGTTCGGTTTCAGAGTGAGTACAGAAGACTTGAAGACAATTACCAGATGCACAGATTCCAACACAAAAGTGTATCCTTTCAAACAGTTTTCACGAGATTTGGGGTCAGCAACTCTAATAGATACTCCTTCCACCGACACTGTTGGGATATGTCtgcttgagaagaagaaaggggtaaaaaagaaaaagaaaacttctTTAGTTGGTCCAGCTGATGCCAGTTCAAGATATAAAGCCAGCTCAATCAAATTCCAAAGTTAAGGAAGTACTTACGAATGACAGCTGGGAATTTCATTGCTAATGTTCTTTTCTGCAAAGAACTACAGTGGGAACAAACAGTTACAACTGAAATCTTCACCATAAGTGGACAAAAATTCTAGACAAAACACTGCAATAAACCCTCATATATGTAGACTAAAACTTAGAAAATATGTTTATGCTTGATGAGTTGTTATGCTATgataaatgaattttataaattttgactAATAGAAACACTTAGCATTATCTTCAGTCGGGACTCGGAGTACAAATTTTGTCGTAGGATCCAGGTCTGCAATGCTATTGGTCACACAACTGGTGAATATGTAATAAATCCTGGACTCGGTGGATGACTCGGTGGATGACTCTACTCTTTGACATAGatgctatgaagcacagacatcAGACACAACACACAGACACTGACACGTCAACACCATTAACAATTTGAGAagatgacataattcaatgtaatcaaatgtgtcggtgtcgtgtcaaTGTCGGACAAAGACGGGGTGTCAGACACAGGGACATGTCTAATCCGAAgagtgtcagtgcttcatagcaTAGATGTGATCATGTGATTTGTAAGTTGTACAGGATATACAAGCTACatgaaaaattatatgataCTTGTAACTTGGAAATTCTGAAAGGATGCTTGGAAAACTATTCCCACAATCCGGGAATGCAACAATGAGCTAAATATATCATAGTTGTCTATAAATAACAAAAGGCATATTTAGCTGtatccatatatatatcaactcTCCTTTCACGTAACCCATTCTATGTCAGAACACATTTTATGcataaagtaattaaaaaacCAACCACAAAACATGAAGATGTCAAGTATGCAAGCAACTAACTGCCATGTCATCAAACTatgaatacaaatattaatcatCACTTCACTGTAACAAAATGATAGCATAAAGAAAAGTTGAAAACCCAAAATATCTAATACATAATACAGAATGCTTCTATACCTCAAGCCAAGTTTTGAGAACACATGATTTTTTTGCCACAGCTGCATCAACAAGATCTTTCTTTAAGGGCATGAGTTGATCTACCAGCACATGTGTGCATTCTTCATTCAGGGTATGAGAAATACTAGCACCTATATTGAAAGTATACGTTAGTCGCTATTCACATGAAGACAATTTGATTAAATGAAGACGAGTCTAATACTTCAACTAAAATCATGTTtcttgtttaaagaagaaagtTAAATAAAGGTATACAAATATGTTACAATTTGAGTGGCCTAGGATGTTCGTAAATAAACTGAATCTAATACAGCTGGTGCATGTAGCAAGATAAGCCAAGTGGCCTGGGACTTTTCTGAACATGCCATAATTTCAATTTAcacaacaaaaactaaatatgAAGTTATCATCAAAAGATATGCAAACTCTACttccttaaaaatatattagtatTAGCCTCTTGGTATGATTCTTCATATTTGCTGGAAATACCAAAATTTAAGCATTCAATAATCAACACTACACCACTAGAAAACTAACATGCAATATCATGTGTAAGTAAGTGATGTGTAGCAAGTGCCCACATTGCTTAGAGAAGAGGAGGTGGTGCACTTTACAAGtgagaggacccataaacccaacgccttaaggttttgggttaaagtgtggtgtctctctcacTTGTTAGGTTGCTCTCAACCCAATGTGAGTGATCCCCCGGGCTCCCCTTATGACCCAACAGTAAGTGTTAAGACAGCACGTGctcatcatttattaaaatgaataaattttacAAGTTTTTCTCTACTGACCAATTGACGAAATTTTCTCCTCAAGAGATCGATCGACTTGATTTGAGGAACAGATGAAAAGAATGAGGGGGACGTGGCAAAACctgtcaaattttaattcaaagtgTTTAAGACTGCTCACATTTACTACAAATAAAGAGTGGAACCGCAGAAACATGTACTAAAAATTAAGTGTGGCATAAAAAAGGAATAGAACATCAAACTGAAAGAAAAATAGTTAACATACTTGTAGGTTGCACTACCAGTGCCAAAAGAAACAAGGTCACCATCCTGTAATGCTGTTTCTTTGTTTGGTAGctcatgaactttttttttggacCCAATATTCTTGCTCACAAATGTTCCATACTTGGAGCAATCTCTTATCTGTACACTGGAAGACAAATGACGACGTACATTTTGTAGAGGATTTAACATGTTCATTGTATTAACAACTATTTCTGCATGAACCCGAGAAACCCCTTTATCTTTTGTGACAATCACATCGCAACCTGTAAGCATATAGTAACAATATCTTATAAAATATCATCATGATATACAACAAAACAATgatttaatcaataaaataaattagacagaaaaaatcaataaatcttATAACAGGAAAATACTTCAAAAGCTTAATAAAAAAAGCAGAATATTATGATAACCGTCCATTCTGAAAATCCGCCAGAATAACAGTTAGCTTTGTTGGGACAAACTGCATCCATGTCAGATGGCTATGTCTATTAATGTTGCCTGGAAGATTAGAACAAAAATgttcaaaatttaaatctaaCTCCTGCATTTTTTTTCTAGCTACCCGTACTTAAACAACAGACATTCGTGAGAAACTTCAATTTCAGTTAATTGACTTGAACTGCATAATTGTTTCATTAATGATTCTGTTATTATCCGCGCATCTGACAAAGGTCAGACATGGCTGTAATTTATGGTACAAATGTGCTTCAGATAAATTATAAACAGGATTCTCAGACTTCCACATAACAACATCTAAACTTTCGACCTCACGAGTTGGTTTTGACATTGTAAAACAGTCTCTTTGATCAAATTTTCAAGTGTTCCACCTTTATGAGTAAACAAATTGTAAATTGATCACAAGGTCTTGTTTGAGTGTCTCCAGGATTATACAAACATCAAGCCCTAAAACAATGTTCCAAAAACCAAACTTGACATCGAACCAGCTAGACCTCCAGATCATAGTTCATCTACATCCGAACCACTCAAATAACCTAACCGTAGACATCACCAGTTCacattttggtttttaaaacattaccCTAAAGCCATTTGCCCGAGCGAGCATACTAAGCGGTAAAAACCATTCGGCATAACGTAACAACAATAGAAACTCTGCGAAAACACTCTCACGTATAAATGCATTCATATCAAATTCTTACATTTTCACTCTATCAAAGGTAAAACTTAAGCCAAtaccaaaacaataaaaaaaaatctcttttttatagaaaatgaaaatgggtATGAAGTGTTAGCAACAAAAAACGAATaaagaaattcaaaaaatttatttaatcacCAAAGAGCATAAACATTATAGTAATACCTTTTCTGCCAACTTTGTAAGTTCCAGGTTTGAAAATGTAGTAATTATCTTCACCTGCCGTAATCAAATGAAATTATTGGTACAAATCaatacctataaaaaaaaaaattgaaaggtaACAAAACTACGAAGGTTTGAATGGGTACCGGAAAGAGGATCGACGGGGAATAGACCCCAaaccatgatgatgatgacgatgatTCTTGAAACACTGAAGCGGAAAGCGGCAAAATAGTGATGAGAAGAGGGAAAGACCAAAAGTTTAAGGGCTTAGGTCAATGTataatttcaattcaaaaatgttttcatttaaaATTCTCTCGTACgagtaaataaataagtatatttgtgatttttttttttctcgagGGAAAGTATATTTGTgatatatccttaaaaaaatatatttgtgatATGCAACGGAACAAAGTTTACCTTTTTGATTGCAGAATGTTAACGATGGTTAAAATTTTTTGAGTCtcctctatttatttgttggaattaCTTAACAGTCAAGTCTTATTCAACTTTTAGCATTTTTGATCCGGTGATGAGTTCATGGGGTTTTACTACCTATCAACTGTCGAGTTGCACCTGTTGATCACATGGGTAGGTACATGCGAGGTCTTACTCTCTTAGAGATATGAGTTCTTTGCCCTCCAACTAATAGTTGCAACCATTACATCAGAGTTCCCACGAGTTTAAGTTTTCAGGGTTGTTGGTCCTATAGAGAGATACACTTACGCTCGGAGGTTTACGTGTAGGTTCTTATTTTCTTAGAGGTATTTGAAACAATGACGAATAATAGGGTTCATAAATTCAAAGTATCCCACAGGTTCCCTCACCTATTGAAACTTAGAAACACATAACACATTATCCATCTCGATAGTTTTACAAACGAGTAACCCTATCAGCATCTACCTTACCAAGGTGCGAAGAGAATGAAGTTATTGAACTGGTTTATGTCATGAAGTCACTTATATTCTTAATTACTAACTAGTTACTTCCATTTGAGCAGGTATGAACCAATATTAGCTATGTCACCTACTGTTATCTCAGGGTTTATTGTTTTCATAATTACTATTTAGTTGCTTCATGATTACCAATATTAGATATGTCACCTTATAAGTGCCTATATAGTaggtgttatcgcgattttcgggtgtcaagtcataaattaggcttgaacctttcaatctttgatattctctattttttcttgggaagggcaaaattgagaaaaacccttagattcgaagttcgggggtcgctttcgctacgggaaggtgttaggcacccggaacgattatggtattccataagaaccgttctcctaagtttatttctacgctttatttttattgcctacttaaaaaagaagttttatttgagtgaagaatggaggggagaaagtgtttgaggtttttattttagtggacttggagaggttttgacctcatgcctacatacccatttaagggatcaaactccatgtagttctctctcaaaaaaatgtttttttgtgtgtttggttgattttagtttttgttggaaaatggttttgaagaagagaaagaggccttaaaggcataagagagaaaaatggtgaatggttggttcaattgttattaaaaaagtctaagtagaaattaggattcatttggatttgtttaagaaaataaaagaagaaattcaatggagttttgactccaagatctgtttgaaaaaaatttgagtgatggaattggtttattattttttttgaaaattgacatttgtctaaaagtcgcgtttcctaagcatacatctaaacggtaatcatgcaacgtgtgtgcgtgtcggtgcttgtgtcggtgtacatcacttatagtgtccatagtcctttacattgagtcctagatacatgctatggtcttgcaaggaattaaaaagggaactaatctacctaaaattattacaaacccatttgatatagaaatgaataaaaacaaaaaaatgatgctaaaactatgggatgaatgaaatatgagatgaaatggttagtatcataaggcataaaaatagtagaaaggtaaataaaattgaatagaatagcaagagagaaaaaaaagtaatgaaatgaaataaagtggcaaaatatacctaaaattggttatgatacttagacatgcatatgacctataattccctcattatatccattttttgaaagatttgaatttaagctacaatgtgaggatcataagagtacacacaagcaaagcattatatcatattcctagagatattttcacacattatttcacatgccaaaatatcataatatgtaaaaaatgcatcaagaacatatatggaatttaatgagcaagaattaaaagaacaaagtaaagaaaataaatgcaaaaataagcaaataaattctaacacttggaggaaaaattaaaatgatagggaaatatttttagaaaattttttaggagcataaaatgccaagaaagtgtaaaaaagtatttaaaacacaattaaaaagcaattaaaaaaaggctcagcaggatttaatctggtccgctggatgaatccagaggtccagatctaactcccaagatcacatcacagccactggatcaaagatccaagggtccaaaaaagagcacaaaagatagtgtaaaatgcaggaagcacagtgaccgttagatcaaagatctaacggttcaaacagaagatatatcatattccacacaaaaaatcacacacaggattcaaaatcaaacacacagcagccatcagatcttggaacaatccagatttGATGtttcacagagcgagggaacaccaCAGAAGcatgcacgcgcgcgcgtgggaacggagggagtatatgaaggaattttcacacaaaaaacacataaacctcttctccttctctctctaagtcacacttagagagagaagctctcccctctCTCTAAAACAGCTCGTCGGAGAAGAAGGTGGAGGAGgtggccggagctgctccggcggcggcgccaccgcgtcggagcttttttcttttttttctttttcaaaatttttataccaaaagcttcgtctcctcctcctctacacaaatccggcactaGTTTTAGAAAGGGCTGAGAGATTTGGGCTAGATCTACGTTtttactttgaaatttttttcacacttttcgcaaaaaaaactacggatctagatatccttttctctaTAAAGTCCAaatccggcctcaaaatttcCAAAATCCGAACACAaaagcctagatctacaaatctttatccgtaacaaactttttcacacttttttacACTATAGGCGCGCgcaaaaaatgaaggaaaagagaagagaaatgcgatacctctgtcgtagaacggagaaaaatcttcggaaaacttcgaatcTCCCTTTTTCCCCTCTCCGTGCGCGCGCGTTTTCTCTGTTTGTGgttgtttttgctcaaaaatccggtacgttttggtgttgatgtgatgattcgcggtggttttgagtgaatccggttcggatttgttgattttgtggtgattggagttgattctgagcagatccggtttagatctgttgattttggtgatgatgtgttcttggtgttcttcctctttttttctgagatttttctgttttgattctgttatggatgagagagagaaaacgaTTCTGTTTGAGActgattgtgattgattctgattttttctgactgattgtgatggatctgacacatttactatttatagcctgccatgtgtattggagacccaatggaaaattgacacctggactgttttggacttaaggactaatctgcaaaaaagttaatatgaggactaatctgcaataaaaaaagactaaaaaaatgcaattaaaaaaaagtattggacaaaaatgcaattttggaaccCTTTTGGGGGAccgaaatgtaaataaaaaataaaatgaattaaaattggtaattggtaaaaaggtaaagtgaaacgaaaaataaaatcaacaaacggactaaaacgaagaAATTACCgatatgaggtattttaaaatacctccctgtcggaattttgacaggaaaagaccaaaatgccccctagggactaaactgacccaaactgactcaaatgcaattttgaaatgatttttaaacaaagactcaacaatgatttgtacagacaaattgaaaaggctcagaggcaaacacagggactaaaatgggttccactgcaggaaatgaccaaaatacccttttgtatgattttttgaaataaaaatgtgagaaaagtaatgcgacgtttcagagagttcttaaatgacttataatgcaagaaaagacactttgaatagttttatgcaagaaaatcgagcttgaacgtactttgagacagagacagtaaaatatgcagatgaaaagagagtaaagattcagagtaaaacaacagcgaattgacaaatatcagtgttaaaaaaaagaaatttgaatgagtatttttaggtccaaaatcagggtataacagtagGGTATGTGTTAGaggaaacatttgactttttgattcattgcataaatattgtatttggtctatattctaGACAAGCTACATTAATTACGCAATGaatataaaaagtcaattttctgCAAGTACATAGTTATAAATAAGACCGGATGGAGTACAAATTAACTTGCAAAACTCTAGACTcctatcttttatttattttattgttctcAAATAAGTAACGCGAGTTGCCTAATTGGaacgacaatccatgtggat
Above is a genomic segment from Medicago truncatula cultivar Jemalong A17 chromosome 5, MtrunA17r5.0-ANR, whole genome shotgun sequence containing:
- the LOC11436414 gene encoding nijmegen breakage syndrome 1 protein isoform X1; translated protein: MVWGLFPVDPLSGEDNYYIFKPGTYKVGRKGCDVIVTKDKGVSRVHAEIVVNTMNMLNPLQNVRRHLSSSVQIRDCSKYGTFVSKNIGSKKKVHELPNKETALQDGDLVSFGTGSATYKFCHVPLILFICSSNQVDRSLEEKISSIGASISHTLNEECTHVLVDQLMPLKKDLVDAAVAKKSCVLKTWLEFFAEKNISNEIPSCHSRHIPTVSVEGVSIRVADPKSRENCLKGYTFVLESVHLYKFGDQLNSLLEVAGAKTILFQEFSSHSQGSEYGDDNRMVCVIPGGGAACKPDFNKLLSSLLKVNEIDIINAALSGELDRSILKSPCVLISSSCSTDETIVADSDTEVETATSPYASEALCGGNDVKTEELNDDSGISDKRKNERVEASLDDVSASLHKRKSERMEASIDDISTNLNEIKRAKADISLDASVRSDTHTTIFKDGTGDIKVKKDKVDDYANGNSDVIYSQNLIVRDINKLTNRSSAPNSSVPNFKRFRKPETQSGNSFSNLVPFAKYPYKDSDYGKDETAEYVKEEKRRKQREAVADDLFNNQKAKKRGTAGSIHGILTR
- the LOC11436414 gene encoding nijmegen breakage syndrome 1 protein isoform X2, producing the protein MVWGLFPVDPLSGEDNYYIFKPGTYKVGRKGCDVIVTKDKGVSRVHAEIVVNTMNMLNPLQNVRRHLSSSVQIRDCSKYGTFVSKNIGSKKKVHELPNKETALQDGDLVSFGTGSATYKFCHVPLILFICSSNQVDRSLEEKISSIGASISHTLNEECTHVLVDQLMPLKKDLVDAAVAKKSCVLKTWLEFFAEKNISNEIPSCHSHIPTVSVEGVSIRVADPKSRENCLKGYTFVLESVHLYKFGDQLNSLLEVAGAKTILFQEFSSHSQGSEYGDDNRMVCVIPGGGAACKPDFNKLLSSLLKVNEIDIINAALSGELDRSILKSPCVLISSSCSTDETIVADSDTEVETATSPYASEALCGGNDVKTEELNDDSGISDKRKNERVEASLDDVSASLHKRKSERMEASIDDISTNLNEIKRAKADISLDASVRSDTHTTIFKDGTGDIKVKKDKVDDYANGNSDVIYSQNLIVRDINKLTNRSSAPNSSVPNFKRFRKPETQSGNSFSNLVPFAKYPYKDSDYGKDETAEYVKEEKRRKQREAVADDLFNNQKAKKRGTAGSIHGILTR